From Thalassococcus sp. S3, one genomic window encodes:
- a CDS encoding 50S ribosomal protein L11 methyltransferase yields the protein MPTFTALTTLTGKTEAERLGEAMERLEPEPTGVGVFEIEDGSGLWEVGGYFQAAPDAAALALLAAAFDAKPFAVSELPETDWVAHVRRELAPVEAGRFFVYGSHDADKVPGGAQPLLIEAAMAFGTGHHGTTLGCLCALDRLITQGIHARNTVDIGCGTAVLAMAAARIWPEPVLASDIDPVAVEVAQANVRANGLEDKVECIEAAGFAHPDLARAAPFDLVFANILKGPLIALSPDMSAAMTPGGYAILSGILNEQADEIVHVYAQNGINLVHREEIVEWTTLTLQKEA from the coding sequence ATGCCCACATTCACGGCCCTCACAACATTGACCGGCAAGACCGAGGCCGAAAGGTTGGGCGAGGCGATGGAGCGTCTGGAGCCGGAGCCAACCGGCGTCGGTGTGTTCGAGATCGAGGACGGGTCGGGTCTGTGGGAGGTGGGCGGATACTTTCAGGCCGCCCCGGATGCCGCCGCGCTCGCGCTCCTCGCCGCTGCTTTTGACGCCAAACCCTTTGCCGTGTCCGAACTGCCGGAGACCGACTGGGTCGCTCATGTCCGCCGTGAATTGGCCCCCGTGGAGGCCGGGCGCTTCTTTGTCTACGGCAGTCATGATGCCGACAAGGTGCCAGGCGGTGCGCAGCCATTGCTGATCGAAGCTGCAATGGCCTTTGGCACAGGGCACCACGGCACGACATTGGGCTGTCTGTGCGCCTTGGATCGTCTGATCACCCAAGGCATCCACGCGCGGAACACCGTCGACATCGGGTGTGGCACCGCAGTGCTCGCCATGGCGGCCGCGCGGATCTGGCCCGAACCCGTGCTGGCCAGCGATATCGACCCGGTCGCGGTCGAGGTCGCCCAGGCCAATGTCCGCGCCAACGGGTTGGAGGACAAGGTAGAGTGCATCGAAGCGGCGGGTTTTGCGCATCCCGACCTCGCGCGCGCTGCGCCCTTCGATCTGGTCTTCGCCAACATCCTCAAAGGGCCGCTCATCGCCCTTTCGCCGGATATGTCCGCCGCGATGACGCCGGGCGGCTATGCGATTCTCTCCGGGATCCTGAATGAGCAAGCCGATGAAATCGTTCATGTTTATGCACAAAACGGGATCAATCTTGTCCACCGGGAGGAGATTGTTGAATGGACGACGCTGACACTCCAGAAAGAGGCGTGA
- a CDS encoding MFS transporter, whose amino-acid sequence MFRTIPLSQTATLPIWRRPLTLLFLMAAAMPIAFATWSALLNNFVIEAAGFDGSDIGWLHTVREIPGFLAIGVIALILFIREQVLGLVSLILLGVATAMTAWFPSLAGILTITMLSSIGFHYYETVNQSLQLQWLDKKRAPQTLGWLLAAGSGATLCAYGLIVLLWEPLGLTYNTVYMMAGGLTALIAVYALIAFPQFEAPHPQTKKMVLRRRYWLYYALQFMSGARRQIFVVFAGFMMVEKFGFEVHEVTALYLVNLVANMIFAPLMGRAVGHFGERNALGFEYIGLTLVFLAYGGIYYFGWGVMLAATLYVLDHLFFALALALKTYFQKIADPADIAPTAAVAFTINHIAAVFLPAALGYMWLVSPGGVFGLAAAMAMVSFILALMIPRHPEPGHETVFARFARPAPAE is encoded by the coding sequence ATGTTCAGGACAATCCCGCTTTCTCAGACGGCCACACTTCCGATCTGGCGCCGCCCTCTGACGCTGCTGTTTCTGATGGCGGCAGCCATGCCCATCGCCTTCGCCACCTGGTCTGCCCTTCTGAACAACTTTGTTATCGAGGCCGCAGGGTTCGACGGCAGCGATATCGGCTGGCTGCATACGGTGCGCGAGATCCCGGGCTTTCTGGCCATCGGGGTGATTGCCCTGATCCTCTTTATCCGTGAGCAGGTTCTGGGCCTCGTTTCCCTGATCCTTCTCGGTGTCGCGACAGCCATGACAGCCTGGTTCCCCTCTCTGGCAGGGATCCTGACCATTACCATGCTCAGTTCCATCGGCTTTCACTATTACGAAACCGTCAACCAGTCTTTGCAACTGCAATGGCTCGACAAAAAACGCGCGCCGCAGACGCTCGGATGGCTTTTGGCGGCTGGCTCGGGTGCGACGCTCTGCGCCTATGGGCTGATCGTACTTTTGTGGGAGCCTTTAGGCCTGACCTATAACACTGTCTATATGATGGCAGGCGGGCTGACCGCGTTGATCGCGGTCTATGCGCTGATCGCCTTCCCTCAATTCGAGGCACCCCATCCGCAAACCAAGAAGATGGTGCTGCGCCGCCGCTACTGGCTTTATTATGCGCTGCAATTCATGTCCGGTGCACGGCGGCAGATCTTTGTCGTCTTCGCCGGTTTCATGATGGTCGAGAAATTCGGGTTCGAGGTGCATGAGGTCACAGCGCTCTACCTCGTCAATCTTGTCGCCAACATGATCTTTGCCCCCCTCATGGGCCGGGCTGTCGGCCATTTCGGAGAGCGCAATGCGCTGGGCTTTGAATATATCGGACTGACGCTCGTTTTCCTCGCCTATGGCGGGATCTACTATTTTGGCTGGGGCGTGATGCTGGCAGCCACGCTTTATGTGTTGGATCACCTCTTCTTTGCGCTGGCTCTGGCCTTGAAAACCTATTTTCAGAAAATCGCCGATCCTGCGGATATCGCGCCCACGGCGGCGGTGGCCTTTACGATCAACCACATCGCGGCGGTCTTTTTGCCTGCCGCTCTGGGTTATATGTGGCTTGTTTCTCCCGGCGGGGTCTTTGGGCTTGCCGCGGCCATGGCGATGGTCTCGTTCATTCTGGCGTTGATGATCCCCCGACATCCCGAGCCGGGGCACGAGACTGTTTTTGCCCGCTTCGCCAGGCCCGCTCCGGCGGAATAA
- a CDS encoding primosomal protein N' — protein MTGTEFFDEGELVGVLTTQPLDRLLDYKAPEGGCHLGAFVEVPLGPRKVLGVVWGPGRGDYDRAKIRSVIRVLDAAPMREEMQLFLRRAAEYTLTPMPAMLRLATRAPGLGDPPSMRKIYRLGDGEPSRLTDARRRVMEVLRDHTGLAFTLKELAELAGVTSSVIKGLVEQGAVREEDSPRDLPFPPMDPERPGKELTEDQAAAASVLRQALRTERYGTTLLKGVTGSGKTEVYLEAVAQALRMGRQALVLLPEIALTSEFLTRVEARFGARPAEWHSGATMTERRRIWRMVGQGQVQLVIGARSALFLPFQNLGLIIVDEEHDTSYKQEDGVLYNARDMAVLRASICEAHVVLASATPSLESWANAEAGKYAKLELTARFGSAELPEMRSIDMRAETLQSGTWISPTLKAAVEARMARGEQALLFLNRRGYAPITLCRACGHQIGCDHCDARMVEHRFLKRLVCHQCGETKPIPTICPSCDAEDRLTAVGPGVERLSEEAASLFPDARIATLSSDLYGSARALKAEIEGIAEGAADIIIGTQLVAKGHNFPLLTLVGVIDADLGLQGSDLRAAERTFQLMRQVAGRAGRAEKPGTALLQTYQPEHPVIRAILAGDEEAFWRAEAAERQQAGVPPYGRMAGIILSGPDVAQVFDLGNALARQDAPLRKIGAQVFGPAPAPIARIRGRHRVRLLVKAAKGSPLQAALARWIGQFTLKGDLRLSVDIDPQSFY, from the coding sequence GTGACCGGGACGGAGTTCTTTGACGAAGGGGAATTGGTCGGTGTTCTGACCACCCAGCCTCTGGATCGGCTTCTGGATTACAAGGCGCCGGAAGGCGGTTGTCATCTTGGGGCCTTTGTCGAGGTGCCTCTGGGTCCGCGCAAGGTTCTGGGTGTCGTCTGGGGACCCGGAAGGGGCGATTACGACCGCGCCAAGATCCGCAGCGTGATCCGCGTCCTCGACGCAGCCCCCATGCGCGAAGAGATGCAGCTTTTCCTGAGGCGCGCGGCGGAATACACGCTTACGCCGATGCCCGCGATGCTGCGGCTCGCCACCCGCGCGCCGGGGCTGGGTGATCCGCCATCGATGCGCAAGATCTACCGGCTGGGGGACGGGGAACCGTCACGCCTGACCGATGCCCGCCGAAGAGTGATGGAGGTGCTGAGGGACCATACCGGGCTCGCCTTCACGCTCAAGGAACTGGCCGAACTGGCTGGCGTGACATCATCGGTCATCAAGGGGCTGGTGGAGCAGGGCGCGGTGCGCGAGGAGGACAGCCCCCGTGATCTGCCCTTCCCACCAATGGATCCCGAACGCCCCGGCAAGGAGTTGACCGAGGATCAGGCCGCCGCCGCCTCTGTCCTGAGACAGGCGCTGCGCACGGAACGATACGGGACGACCTTGCTGAAAGGTGTCACCGGCTCCGGCAAGACCGAGGTTTATCTGGAGGCGGTCGCGCAGGCACTGCGGATGGGGCGGCAGGCGCTGGTTCTGCTGCCCGAGATTGCGCTGACCTCCGAATTCCTTACCCGGGTCGAGGCGCGGTTCGGCGCACGCCCGGCGGAGTGGCATTCAGGCGCCACCATGACCGAACGGCGCCGGATCTGGCGGATGGTGGGCCAGGGGCAAGTGCAATTGGTGATTGGCGCGCGTTCGGCGCTCTTTCTGCCGTTTCAGAATCTGGGGCTCATCATCGTCGATGAAGAGCATGATACCTCCTACAAGCAGGAAGACGGCGTTCTTTACAATGCCCGTGATATGGCGGTTCTGCGCGCCTCGATCTGCGAGGCTCATGTGGTGCTTGCGAGCGCCACGCCGTCCCTGGAAAGCTGGGCCAATGCCGAGGCGGGCAAATATGCCAAGCTGGAGCTGACGGCGCGCTTCGGGTCTGCCGAACTGCCCGAGATGCGCAGCATCGACATGCGCGCCGAGACACTGCAAAGCGGGACCTGGATCTCTCCGACGCTGAAGGCCGCGGTCGAGGCGCGGATGGCGCGGGGGGAGCAGGCGCTTCTCTTTCTCAACCGGCGCGGCTATGCGCCGATCACGCTTTGCCGCGCCTGCGGGCATCAGATCGGTTGCGATCACTGTGATGCGCGGATGGTCGAGCATCGCTTTCTCAAGCGCCTGGTTTGCCATCAATGCGGAGAGACCAAGCCCATTCCAACGATTTGCCCGTCCTGCGATGCCGAAGACCGGCTCACCGCGGTCGGGCCGGGGGTCGAACGGCTGAGCGAGGAGGCCGCCTCTCTTTTTCCCGACGCGCGTATCGCGACGCTGAGTTCGGACCTTTACGGCTCGGCCCGCGCGCTTAAGGCCGAGATCGAGGGGATTGCAGAAGGGGCCGCCGATATCATCATCGGCACGCAGCTTGTGGCCAAAGGCCATAACTTTCCGCTGCTCACGCTTGTCGGCGTCATTGACGCCGATCTGGGGCTGCAAGGATCGGATCTGCGCGCGGCGGAGCGGACGTTTCAACTGATGCGCCAGGTCGCCGGGCGGGCAGGGCGAGCCGAGAAACCCGGCACGGCGCTGTTGCAGACCTACCAGCCCGAACATCCGGTGATCCGGGCCATCCTCGCGGGCGATGAGGAGGCCTTCTGGAGGGCTGAGGCGGCTGAGCGCCAGCAGGCGGGGGTGCCGCCTTATGGTCGGATGGCAGGCATCATCCTTTCGGGGCCGGATGTGGCGCAGGTCTTCGATCTGGGCAATGCGCTGGCCAGACAGGACGCGCCGCTGCGCAAGATCGGCGCGCAGGTCTTCGGTCCGGCGCCCGCGCCGATTGCCCGGATCCGGGGGCGCCACCGCGTGCGTCTGCTGGTCAAGGCCGCAAAGGGCAGCCCGTTGCAGGCCGCACTTGCCCGCTGGATCGGTCAGTTCACGCTCAAGGGGGATCTGCGGTTGAGCGTCGATATCGACCCGCAAAGCTTTTACTGA
- the fsa gene encoding fructose-6-phosphate aldolase codes for MKFFVDSAEIDAIAELNDLGMVDGVTTNPSLIMKSGRDILEVTKEICDLVDGPVSAEVVATEADDMIAEGRKLAQIADNIAVKVPLTWAGLKTCKTLSDEGQMVNVTLCFSANQALLAAKAGAAFISPFIGRLDDINLDGMELIEDIRTIYDNYGFETQILAASIRSVNHVLESARIGADVMTAPPEVIKKLAAHPLTDKGLEAFLSDWAKTGQKIL; via the coding sequence ATGAAATTCTTCGTAGATTCCGCCGAGATCGACGCCATTGCCGAGCTGAACGACCTGGGCATGGTCGACGGCGTGACCACGAACCCCTCGCTGATCATGAAGTCAGGTCGCGACATCCTGGAGGTCACCAAGGAGATCTGCGATCTGGTCGACGGTCCCGTCAGCGCCGAGGTCGTGGCCACCGAAGCCGACGACATGATCGCCGAGGGGCGCAAGCTGGCCCAGATCGCCGACAACATCGCGGTGAAGGTACCGCTGACCTGGGCCGGGCTGAAAACCTGCAAGACGCTGAGTGACGAGGGGCAGATGGTCAACGTGACGCTCTGTTTCTCCGCCAATCAGGCGCTGCTTGCGGCCAAGGCGGGGGCCGCGTTTATCTCTCCCTTCATCGGCCGGCTGGATGACATCAACCTCGACGGAATGGAGCTGATCGAGGATATCCGCACGATCTATGACAATTACGGGTTCGAAACGCAGATCCTCGCGGCGTCCATCCGGTCGGTCAATCACGTGCTGGAAAGCGCGCGCATTGGTGCCGATGTGATGACCGCGCCGCCGGAGGTGATCAAGAAGCTTGCCGCGCATCCGCTGACCGACAAAGGACTTGAGGCATTCCTGTCGGATTGGGCGAAGACCGGCCAGAAGATCCTGTAA
- a CDS encoding DUF484 family protein, which yields MSSSPKLETTLRDAIIAKPDAVLDDQAIMQALVTANERSMGGNVVDLRGIAMERLEARLDRLEDTHRSVIAAAYENLAGTNQVHRAILRMLDPVEFETFLTDLRGEVSDILRIDAIRLVLETAQNNEDAAVKRLGHVLTVAEPGFVDAYLTQGRGGQMRQVTLRQVQDASDRVYGDAAGWIRSEACLKLDFGTGRLPGLLVMGAEDPHHFHPQQGTDLLAFFAGVFERSMRRWLS from the coding sequence ATGAGCAGTAGCCCGAAACTGGAAACAACCCTGCGCGATGCAATCATCGCCAAACCCGATGCCGTGCTGGATGACCAGGCAATTATGCAGGCTCTCGTCACCGCGAATGAACGCTCCATGGGCGGTAACGTCGTCGATCTGCGCGGGATCGCGATGGAGCGGCTGGAAGCGCGGCTGGACCGGCTGGAGGATACGCATCGCAGTGTGATCGCCGCGGCCTACGAAAACCTGGCAGGCACAAACCAGGTGCATCGCGCGATCCTGAGAATGCTGGACCCCGTCGAGTTCGAAACCTTCCTGACCGATCTTCGCGGCGAGGTGTCCGACATCCTCCGCATCGACGCGATCAGATTGGTTCTCGAAACCGCACAGAACAACGAGGACGCCGCCGTCAAACGGCTTGGTCATGTTTTGACCGTTGCCGAGCCGGGCTTTGTCGATGCCTATCTCACCCAGGGGCGGGGCGGTCAGATGCGGCAGGTCACGCTGCGCCAGGTTCAGGATGCGTCCGATCGCGTCTACGGTGACGCCGCCGGCTGGATCCGGTCCGAGGCCTGTCTCAAACTGGATTTCGGAACCGGTCGCCTTCCCGGGCTTCTGGTCATGGGCGCGGAGGACCCGCACCATTTTCATCCCCAACAGGGCACGGACCTGTTGGCCTTCTTTGCGGGCGTGTTTGAAAGGTCGATGCGCCGCTGGCTCTCTTGA
- a CDS encoding tyrosine recombinase XerC, which produces MSLISPACRDALEHWLQTRRALEGAAENTITAYQGDVVEFLSFMTTHHGSTQGLAAISRISVQDMRAWMARTRAGGVSARSLARKLSAVKSFYRWLAEREGFEPTAVLSVRAPKFQKKLPRPLAEDAARAMIETVDLQSQEPWVAARDVAVLTLLYGCGLRISEALALTGSDVPLPGVLRITGKGGKERIVPVLAAARDAVDGYVRLCPHAITSESPLFRGVRGGKLGPGPIQRVMAQARMQLGLPATATPHAMRHSFATHLLSAGGDLRAIQELLGHASLSTTQAYTAVDTARLMEVYERAHPKA; this is translated from the coding sequence TTGAGCCTGATTTCTCCAGCCTGTCGCGATGCGTTGGAGCACTGGCTTCAGACGCGAAGGGCCTTGGAAGGCGCTGCTGAGAACACGATCACGGCCTATCAGGGCGATGTGGTCGAGTTTCTGAGCTTTATGACAACCCACCACGGATCCACACAGGGCCTGGCCGCGATCTCGCGCATTTCGGTCCAGGATATGCGCGCCTGGATGGCCCGGACCCGCGCCGGGGGGGTGAGCGCACGTTCGCTGGCCCGAAAGCTCTCGGCAGTGAAAAGCTTCTATCGCTGGCTTGCCGAGCGGGAAGGGTTTGAGCCGACGGCGGTTCTGTCCGTCCGTGCGCCCAAGTTTCAGAAAAAACTGCCACGCCCCCTGGCCGAGGACGCGGCCCGCGCGATGATCGAAACGGTCGATCTTCAATCGCAGGAGCCTTGGGTCGCGGCGCGCGACGTTGCCGTTCTGACGCTGCTCTATGGCTGCGGCCTGCGCATATCGGAGGCGCTGGCACTCACCGGATCGGATGTGCCCCTGCCGGGCGTGCTGCGCATCACCGGCAAGGGCGGAAAGGAGCGGATTGTCCCTGTACTCGCGGCGGCGCGTGATGCCGTGGACGGTTATGTCCGGCTCTGCCCGCATGCCATCACGTCCGAAAGTCCGCTTTTCCGGGGGGTCAGAGGCGGTAAGCTTGGACCTGGGCCGATCCAGCGCGTGATGGCTCAGGCCCGGATGCAGCTTGGCCTGCCGGCAACGGCCACTCCTCACGCCATGCGGCACAGTTTTGCAACCCATCTGCTCTCGGCGGGCGGAGACCTGCGCGCGATCCAGGAGTTGCTGGGCCACGCCTCGCTGTCGACAACGCAGGCCTATACGGCTGTCGACACCGCGCGCTTGATGGAGGTCTATGAACGGGCGCACCCCAAGGCATGA
- a CDS encoding phosphatidylcholine/phosphatidylserine synthase, protein MTQKLRALSVHWLTATGAVFAMLAMLAAVDEKWDLMFLWLVVAFAVDGIDGPLARKFDVKTNAPQFDGVLLDLIIDYLTYVFIPAFALFKSGLMDGWTGWVAIIVITFTSAMYFADTRMKTKDNSFSGFPGCWNMVVLVIFALEPNFWVSLSIVTVLAIAMFVPLKFIHPVRTDRWRLVSLPTAFAWTFFAGWAAWVDFHPESWAHWGLVVTSLYLLLAGIAQQMIPPRNR, encoded by the coding sequence ATGACACAAAAACTGCGCGCGCTTTCGGTTCATTGGCTCACCGCAACGGGGGCCGTCTTCGCGATGCTGGCCATGCTGGCCGCCGTCGACGAGAAATGGGACCTAATGTTCCTTTGGCTCGTGGTCGCCTTTGCCGTGGACGGGATCGACGGCCCGCTTGCACGCAAATTCGATGTCAAAACGAATGCGCCGCAATTCGATGGTGTCCTGCTGGATCTCATCATCGACTACCTGACCTATGTCTTCATTCCGGCCTTCGCGCTTTTCAAGTCCGGGCTAATGGATGGCTGGACGGGTTGGGTGGCCATCATCGTGATCACCTTCACCTCCGCGATGTACTTCGCCGACACCCGCATGAAAACAAAGGACAATTCCTTTTCCGGCTTTCCCGGATGCTGGAACATGGTCGTGCTGGTCATCTTCGCGCTAGAGCCCAACTTCTGGGTCAGCCTGTCCATCGTCACAGTGCTGGCCATCGCGATGTTCGTACCTTTGAAATTTATCCATCCGGTACGCACGGATCGCTGGCGCCTTGTGTCCCTGCCCACAGCATTTGCCTGGACCTTTTTTGCGGGATGGGCGGCCTGGGTCGACTTCCATCCCGAAAGCTGGGCCCACTGGGGGCTTGTCGTGACAAGTCTGTATCTGCTTCTGGCTGGAATCGCGCAGCAGATGATCCCTCCACGGAACCGTTAG
- a CDS encoding methylated-DNA--[protein]-cysteine S-methyltransferase — MGMITVQTQFGQLGIGEDDGAITRVVWGGADKGPPTPLLEKAASQMRAYDAGTLERFDLPLRVEGSEFQKAVCQKMLEIPFGHTRTYGDIAKELGAMPQAVGGACGGNPIPIVIPCHRVMGAKGLTGFSGAGGVETKVSLLRHEGAASLLI, encoded by the coding sequence ATGGGTATGATCACCGTTCAGACGCAGTTTGGCCAGCTTGGTATTGGCGAGGATGACGGAGCCATCACCCGTGTCGTCTGGGGCGGCGCGGATAAGGGACCGCCGACGCCCTTGCTCGAAAAGGCCGCTTCGCAAATGCGTGCTTATGATGCCGGAACGCTGGAGCGCTTCGACCTGCCACTGCGGGTAGAAGGGTCAGAGTTCCAAAAGGCAGTGTGCCAAAAGATGCTTGAAATCCCGTTTGGGCATACGCGGACCTACGGCGACATTGCAAAGGAGTTGGGCGCAATGCCCCAGGCCGTGGGCGGGGCGTGCGGGGGAAACCCCATACCCATCGTTATTCCGTGCCACCGGGTGATGGGCGCAAAGGGTCTAACGGGCTTTTCGGGGGCAGGGGGCGTCGAGACGAAGGTCAGTCTGTTGCGCCATGAAGGGGCAGCCAGCCTTTTGATCTAA
- a CDS encoding DUF3253 domain-containing protein produces MNVPSPDEIQAAILSLVHERGNAKTCCPSDVARRIAADWRPLMPAIREQAIKLTDAGRIVVTQKGKVVDPRNARGPIRLSLPR; encoded by the coding sequence ATGAACGTGCCCAGCCCAGATGAGATCCAAGCGGCAATCCTGAGCCTTGTTCACGAGCGCGGAAACGCCAAGACCTGCTGCCCGTCAGATGTCGCGCGGCGGATCGCTGCCGATTGGCGGCCTTTGATGCCCGCCATTCGCGAGCAGGCCATCAAGCTGACAGATGCCGGACGTATTGTTGTGACCCAGAAGGGGAAGGTCGTCGATCCAAGGAACGCGCGGGGACCAATCCGCTTGAGCCTTCCGCGTTGA